From the genome of Muricauda sp. SCSIO 64092, one region includes:
- a CDS encoding helix-turn-helix domain-containing protein, translated as MDIDNNLKYNIEFILKNRKLTQSDLGKLIGSNQRQISNWLTGKTRVPIEMLVAIAANFDLSTDKLLFDRLDNPYSQDTTFEKANHGLTVSDYNEEGPSYEISEKKIANKNLLNFLQSILGNEESVAILTSFLTKNHQFLKNHSIYGMYVKQMKLEGENEKDELWLDVREKISESKLKQIMKILDDKKVNQ; from the coding sequence TTGGATATTGATAATAACCTGAAATATAATATTGAGTTCATACTTAAGAATCGTAAGCTAACTCAATCTGATTTAGGAAAATTGATAGGTTCCAACCAAAGACAGATCAGTAATTGGTTAACGGGCAAAACCAGGGTTCCTATTGAAATGCTGGTGGCCATAGCGGCCAACTTCGATTTAAGTACGGACAAATTGCTGTTTGACCGTTTGGACAACCCCTATTCCCAAGATACAACATTTGAAAAAGCGAACCACGGGCTAACGGTTTCAGATTATAATGAGGAGGGGCCTAGTTACGAGATAAGTGAAAAGAAAATCGCCAATAAAAATCTCTTAAATTTCCTACAATCAATCCTAGGTAATGAGGAGTCTGTTGCCATTTTAACGAGCTTTTTAACAAAAAACCACCAGTTTTTAAAGAACCATTCTATTTATGGGATGTATGTTAAACAAATGAAACTTGAAGGGGAAAATGAAAAGGATGAATTGTGGCTGGATGTTAGGGAGAAGATTTCAGAAAGCAAGTTAAAGCAGATCATGAAAATTCTGGATGACAAGAAAGTCAACCAATAA
- a CDS encoding helix-turn-helix domain-containing protein gives MTIYKKITPPENYIRTNLRWLLFTRGILMKELGTAIGESVPTISNWVRYKAIPPIQKIQKICLFFGIAIDDFVNVDLSNGNMPIVARNGKMMHPEP, from the coding sequence ATGACAATATACAAGAAAATAACTCCGCCCGAAAACTACATCAGAACCAATTTGAGGTGGTTACTTTTTACCAGGGGTATCCTTATGAAGGAGTTGGGCACCGCTATTGGTGAAAGTGTTCCCACAATCAGTAATTGGGTACGCTATAAAGCCATCCCACCTATCCAAAAAATCCAAAAAATATGCCTGTTTTTCGGGATTGCCATTGATGATTTTGTCAATGTGGACCTGTCCAATGGCAATATGCCCATAGTCGCGAGAAACGGAAAAATGATGCATCCGGAACCCTAA
- a CDS encoding RHS repeat protein, which translates to MQKSIVLFFILGITGAIISQELPKFVPPSPEAAALAKFINTPVNHSTGLPSITIPFYTIQTKSGLSIPISISYHASGIRVNEHATQVGLGWKLNTGGTISSEAYGETDGYNTRKYPDFAGSVNETLKQFDLIGIDDGLRFYCASPESMTLSYNFALEATGIGAFTAGKNKIYDTQPDIFYYETPNASGKFILDSDNNVHTVPYAPITIEKGLFYSIKDENGNLFQFNELCSTSVFPNTFILSQDYVEQIKLSKITTHLGEDINYFYSPENYEYKNPETFIDYHRIPSAGCGDKVYYDNPNPKTEVSNKRLDRIEFDEGYIEFTYSTNVNYKIQGSTDRKDLPDASALRRVVVYNNNGQIIKDFELIYSYFESTSGLSSDPDKYRLKLDTVLERGELPYEFVYNGNGSIPHRLSTQQDYWGYYGGNGGLIPEMRFQDLTLSGSDRSVNENLIKTGTLEEISYPTGGKTKFYFNEVNYTHPQPELQAQANTTPTFSTPGDHIFQVPADSNNILQVYFNNDCGNVTNDQPLTEPYCIVTLYDNNNTTLLYNVNSNIYNVDATPGQTYTFRLETNPFQPCNCSVYMQGNEETEVMVDKKTQLPGLRLDRMVKEPVTGEPIVTTFDYSIPGTNRISKDVVIPTFGYVETNVDVPFLSSGRTCHYFVRKGTPVISNRSTYEYITENTIDNGYVRYHYKPSTSSNNSKGALNLGLAASDGGKLLSREVYSKNDTMVYKEDYTYESDYSVNQLSSDYRNNFPEAVTLGMSFNSNGTWEETCMPSQGPPSPMHYMDYNIYHFNRAWVKNTNKTSTNYYYDGNGVLLDSLVVSNDYTYLDHRHAQVNRTRVRESKGDTVTTHIKYAHDVNYAPLIDEHRIAAPLETMTTVTNSAGSEVFSEKTVYKEWGNTMVLPQTLQTLKGEASQTNQPEDRIIYHDYDDHGNPLEVSKADGVHILYVWGYDDTQPIAKVGNATYENLTTAQQTAINEAKAASDNDVSGTTENTLRVKLKILRDAFPQALVTTFTYDPLVGVTSVTDPRGYSTHYEYDAFNRLTFVKDQDGYIVSKHEYHYKSQN; encoded by the coding sequence ATGCAAAAGAGTATTGTACTTTTCTTTATTTTGGGAATCACGGGCGCCATAATCTCCCAGGAACTGCCAAAGTTTGTGCCCCCTTCGCCCGAAGCGGCAGCATTGGCAAAGTTTATTAATACCCCTGTGAACCATAGTACCGGGCTTCCTTCCATAACAATTCCCTTTTACACCATCCAGACCAAATCAGGTTTGAGTATTCCCATATCCATAAGTTATCATGCTTCCGGCATCAGGGTGAACGAACATGCCACCCAAGTGGGGTTGGGCTGGAAATTAAACACAGGCGGAACGATATCTTCGGAAGCCTATGGGGAAACAGATGGCTATAATACCAGAAAATACCCTGATTTTGCCGGCTCAGTCAATGAAACCCTAAAACAATTCGACTTAATTGGTATAGATGATGGGTTACGGTTTTATTGTGCCTCTCCCGAATCAATGACATTATCGTACAACTTTGCTTTGGAGGCCACGGGAATTGGCGCCTTCACAGCTGGTAAAAATAAAATATACGATACACAACCCGATATATTTTATTACGAGACACCCAATGCATCCGGAAAGTTTATTTTGGATTCCGATAACAATGTACATACTGTTCCATATGCACCAATAACCATTGAAAAAGGACTATTTTACAGCATTAAGGACGAAAATGGAAACTTGTTCCAATTCAACGAACTCTGTTCAACCAGCGTTTTCCCGAATACTTTCATTTTATCGCAAGACTATGTAGAACAGATAAAACTATCTAAAATTACAACCCATTTGGGGGAGGACATCAATTATTTTTATTCCCCCGAGAATTATGAATATAAAAATCCGGAAACTTTTATTGATTACCATAGGATCCCATCTGCAGGATGCGGTGATAAAGTATATTATGACAATCCAAACCCCAAAACAGAGGTCAGTAACAAACGTCTTGACCGAATTGAATTTGACGAGGGGTACATTGAGTTTACGTACAGCACGAATGTAAACTACAAAATTCAAGGTTCAACGGACAGAAAAGACTTACCGGATGCCAGTGCATTAAGGCGTGTTGTGGTGTACAACAACAATGGTCAAATTATCAAGGATTTTGAATTGATCTACAGTTATTTTGAATCAACTTCTGGTTTGAGCAGCGATCCTGACAAATACCGACTAAAACTGGATACAGTACTGGAAAGAGGAGAGCTGCCTTATGAATTCGTTTACAATGGAAATGGTTCCATACCCCACAGATTATCAACACAGCAAGATTATTGGGGGTATTATGGCGGAAACGGTGGTCTGATACCTGAAATGCGTTTTCAAGACCTTACGCTATCGGGTAGTGACCGTTCAGTCAATGAGAACTTGATTAAAACCGGTACTCTGGAAGAAATTAGCTACCCTACCGGCGGTAAGACCAAGTTTTACTTTAATGAGGTCAATTACACACATCCGCAACCAGAACTTCAGGCCCAAGCAAATACCACACCTACATTCTCAACACCGGGAGACCATATATTTCAAGTTCCAGCCGATTCAAACAATATCCTTCAAGTTTATTTCAATAACGATTGTGGTAATGTTACCAATGATCAACCCCTGACCGAACCTTACTGTATAGTAACGCTTTACGATAATAATAATACCACGTTGCTTTATAATGTCAATTCCAACATTTATAATGTTGATGCGACCCCTGGGCAGACCTATACATTCAGACTGGAAACAAATCCCTTTCAACCTTGTAATTGCAGTGTTTATATGCAGGGTAATGAGGAAACAGAGGTTATGGTGGATAAAAAAACACAATTGCCCGGTCTACGTCTGGACAGAATGGTCAAAGAGCCCGTGACAGGGGAACCTATTGTCACTACGTTCGATTATAGCATTCCAGGCACCAATCGCATAAGTAAGGATGTCGTAATCCCCACCTTTGGTTACGTGGAGACCAATGTGGATGTTCCTTTTCTGAGTTCAGGTAGAACGTGCCATTATTTTGTAAGGAAAGGAACACCTGTTATTTCCAACCGTTCAACTTACGAATATATCACCGAAAATACCATTGATAATGGTTATGTTAGATATCACTACAAGCCTTCAACCTCTTCCAATAACAGTAAAGGGGCATTGAATTTAGGTCTTGCCGCTTCAGATGGTGGCAAATTACTTTCCAGGGAAGTCTATTCAAAAAATGATACCATGGTTTATAAGGAAGACTATACCTATGAATCGGATTATAGTGTGAACCAACTATCCAGTGATTACAGGAACAATTTCCCGGAGGCCGTTACTTTGGGCATGAGTTTTAACAGTAATGGCACTTGGGAAGAAACATGTATGCCATCACAAGGTCCACCTTCCCCAATGCATTATATGGATTATAACATCTATCATTTCAACAGGGCATGGGTAAAAAACACCAATAAAACGAGCACCAATTATTATTATGATGGCAATGGTGTTCTGTTGGATAGCCTAGTGGTTTCCAATGATTATACCTATTTGGACCATAGGCATGCGCAGGTCAACCGGACCAGGGTCAGGGAAAGCAAAGGCGACACTGTTACCACACACATTAAATATGCCCATGATGTAAATTATGCACCACTGATTGACGAACATCGTATAGCAGCGCCACTGGAAACCATGACAACGGTCACAAATTCAGCTGGTTCGGAAGTATTCTCAGAAAAAACGGTTTATAAGGAATGGGGCAATACCATGGTATTGCCCCAAACCCTCCAGACCCTTAAAGGGGAAGCTTCCCAAACCAATCAACCCGAGGACCGAATCATTTACCACGACTACGACGACCATGGCAACCCTTTGGAAGTCAGTAAAGCTGATGGGGTACATATCCTGTATGTTTGGGGTTACGACGATACCCAGCCCATTGCCAAAGTAGGGAATGCTACCTATGAAAATTTGACCACGGCACAACAAACAGCGATAAACGAAGCCAAAGCAGCATCGGATAACGATGTAAGCGGCACGACTGAAAACACACTCCGGGTCAAGCTAAAAATACTACGGGATGCTTTTCCCCAAGCCCTGGTAACCACCTTTACATACGACCCTTTGGTGGGGGTCACCAGCGTGACCGACCCACGTGGTTATAGTACCCATTATGAGTACGATGCCTTTAATCGTTTAACGTTTGTGAAAGACCAGGACGGGTATATTGTAAGTAAGCATGAGTATCACTACAAGTCTCAGAACTGA